Proteins encoded by one window of Chondromyces crocatus:
- a CDS encoding AAA family ATPase, translating to MESAIGEGTGGVPLERVQVENFGCLQNVEVTLEPLTVLVGANDSGKSMFLQALLTLSHALDAENGWGTVFRDAATLNARTFDGSGGAIRFQQEGRVGGLPYSYEEQVDAQGGVIRTRAGHFTCGPVSVWRAPDGIWRRDPQSGSSKGPYPWGDHETPLLHPRRFTASPGQPEEFKRLARYFQPTLPVLDALTSLQLYALRPEHLRTSRRHGEPEVDADGVDHAPRLGRFGGGLANAIAELLLSGRDVLEGIEEALRRAMPQVKRVDVRRRPSSTQGDGYSIELVARSGTRIPSHAISDGILLFLGYLYLVLGPDPAAILLIEEPETGIHPGLLRRLMQLFRDMSTGLHGRPPTQILLTSHSPVLLNLVRPDEIRVFERGEDGATRVTPFLHAPDTERLLDDRGPGERWLDSERWLDANAAALADPGER from the coding sequence GTGGAGAGCGCGATCGGGGAGGGCACGGGTGGGGTCCCGCTGGAGCGGGTGCAGGTGGAGAACTTCGGCTGCCTCCAGAACGTGGAGGTGACGCTGGAGCCCCTCACCGTGCTGGTGGGGGCGAACGACTCGGGGAAGTCGATGTTCCTCCAGGCGCTGCTCACGCTGAGCCACGCGCTGGACGCCGAGAACGGCTGGGGGACCGTCTTCCGGGACGCGGCGACGCTCAACGCGCGGACGTTCGACGGGTCGGGAGGCGCGATCCGCTTCCAGCAAGAGGGGCGGGTCGGAGGGCTGCCGTACTCATACGAGGAGCAGGTCGACGCGCAAGGGGGCGTGATCCGAACGCGCGCCGGGCATTTCACCTGCGGCCCGGTGAGCGTGTGGCGGGCGCCCGACGGCATATGGCGCCGTGATCCGCAGAGCGGCTCGAGCAAGGGGCCCTACCCGTGGGGCGACCACGAGACGCCGCTGCTCCATCCCCGCCGCTTCACGGCGAGCCCGGGGCAACCGGAGGAGTTCAAGCGGCTGGCGCGGTACTTTCAGCCCACGCTGCCGGTGCTCGACGCGCTGACGTCGCTCCAGCTCTACGCACTGCGGCCAGAGCACCTGCGCACCTCCCGACGGCACGGGGAGCCCGAGGTGGACGCGGACGGCGTGGACCACGCGCCGCGGCTGGGGCGGTTCGGAGGAGGCCTGGCGAACGCCATCGCCGAGCTGCTGCTGAGCGGCCGTGACGTCCTGGAGGGCATCGAGGAGGCGCTTCGCCGGGCGATGCCGCAGGTCAAGCGGGTGGACGTGCGGCGGAGGCCCTCGTCGACCCAGGGGGACGGCTACAGCATCGAGCTGGTCGCGCGCTCCGGGACGCGCATCCCGAGCCACGCCATCTCCGATGGCATCCTGCTCTTCCTCGGCTACCTGTACCTGGTCCTCGGGCCCGATCCGGCAGCGATCCTGCTCATCGAGGAGCCCGAGACGGGCATCCATCCGGGCCTGCTCCGCCGGCTGATGCAGCTCTTCCGCGACATGAGCACCGGCCTGCACGGGAGACCCCCGACCCAGATCCTGCTCACCAGCCACTCGCCGGTGCTCTTGAACCTGGTCCGGCCGGACGAGATCCGCGTGTTCGAGCGCGGCGAGGACGGCGCCACCCGGGTGACCCCCTTCCTCCATGCCCCCGACACCGAGCGCCTGCTCGACGACCGGGGCCCTGGCGAGCGCTGGCTCGACAGCGAGCGCTGGCTCGACGCGAACGCAGCCGCCCTCGCCGATCCCGGGGAGCGATGA